The window AGAGGTTCACCCATTCCCTGACTAGATAAAATAATAAAGTTTTTATCCCTCTTGCTTGGAATTTCCCGGCAGGATACCTCTTTAACCAAAGCCCTGGGGGGTGCCTGAAGGGGCAACTGGGTTAAAAAGCTCTTTAACTTTTCCGGCGCTCCTTCCACTTCCGCCAACACCCCACCGGGATCATTCAGAACAAAACCGCTTAACCCACATCCTTTAGCCAGTCTAAAAAGATAGGGCCGGAAGCCCACTCCCTGCACAATACCCCCGACTCTTATTTCCCAGCGCAATGCATCCGTCACTTCCCGGCAATAAAATCTATGATAAGTTTTCCAGTTTTGACAAATTTTTATTCAGTTTATCCGGATATAGCAACTGATCACAAAGATCCCTTATCTTTTGAATCACCCGGGGAAGGATGCTTAAAATTTCAGGAGATAGCCCATAGCCTAAAGTAATCTCCTTTGGTTCAACACCCAGAATGGTAACTGCCGGCGATAGACCAAAAAATTTCATAATCTCAACCACGCTTAAAAAGTCGTCTTCATGTTTTAACAGGACCGGGGCCCTTGGCAGCATCTCCTCCGGTTTAAGCAAATAAAGGGTGCCCGGAGCATGCCCCCCCTGCAGGGCGTCCAGCGCAATAATATGCCGGCAAGCAGCAAAGGCGTCCCAGTAATGATAAAAGGAACCCCCTGCGTTATAAGCCTCCACACCGGCTGGCAGTCCGCTTTTCAGAAGTTCCTCAACAATCCGGGGGCCAATGCCGTCATCTTTCCATAAGGGATTGCCAATGCCCAGGATGGTGATTTCCGGCAGATTAAGCCCCTCCCTTCCATCTACTTTTTTGGATCACTTTTTGCCGGTAAAGATCGACTTGAGTTTTCTCAAATTATCCGTCAGTGCAAAATAAATATGTCCGGAAATCATGGAAGTAGTTAACAAGGCGATGAAATAATGCAATTTGCGGATGGGATTCAGGCCGCCAAAGATCTTTCGAGTCTTCATCCACCGGCCGGAGGCATAAAGAGGCAGCCCGGTGGCGATTTGAGCGGTGAGCAAAACGCCCAGCCCGGTAAATAAAATTTTCTGGATGGGATTATACTTTTTATATTGCGGTTTATTTGGGGTTAAAAACAATTGATATTTTAAGTATTTAGGCAAGCTGTGGATATCTTTCCTTTGCAGGCTGAAATCTTTATAATTTTTGCTTTTGTAACCGTAACAAAGGCGGCCTAAAAAGGAGGCCAAAAAAATCTGTTGGGCCACGAAATGGGTTTTCTGGGCTGAACGCATATCTTTAAATCCGAGCTTACGATTCGGATCGTTGATATAAAAGCCGCTGAAGATGCAAGCCAGTACCGCCGACGCATAGCTCCAGTGAAACAGCCTGTTTGGCAGGGAATGACGCGGTTTGGACCTATTTTTAAAAATC is drawn from Desulforamulus ruminis DSM 2154 and contains these coding sequences:
- a CDS encoding cytochrome b/b6 domain-containing protein — encoded protein: MIFKNRSKPRHSLPNRLFHWSYASAVLACIFSGFYINDPNRKLGFKDMRSAQKTHFVAQQIFLASFLGRLCYGYKSKNYKDFSLQRKDIHSLPKYLKYQLFLTPNKPQYKKYNPIQKILFTGLGVLLTAQIATGLPLYASGRWMKTRKIFGGLNPIRKLHYFIALLTTSMISGHIYFALTDNLRKLKSIFTGKK
- a CDS encoding hydrogenase maturation protease, which encodes MPEITILGIGNPLWKDDGIGPRIVEELLKSGLPAGVEAYNAGGSFYHYWDAFAACRHIIALDALQGGHAPGTLYLLKPEEMLPRAPVLLKHEDDFLSVVEIMKFFGLSPAVTILGVEPKEITLGYGLSPEILSILPRVIQKIRDLCDQLLYPDKLNKNLSKLENLS